In Methermicoccus shengliensis DSM 18856, a single genomic region encodes these proteins:
- a CDS encoding methytransferase partner Trm112 has translation MKRWLMDVLACPLCKCELVLDVVREEGEEILEGTLTCRQCGEVYPIEEGIPNMLPPELRKG, from the coding sequence ATGAAGCGATGGCTGATGGATGTTCTCGCATGCCCCCTGTGTAAGTGCGAGCTTGTGCTCGATGTGGTGCGTGAGGAGGGTGAGGAAATACTGGAGGGCACCCTCACGTGCAGGCAGTGTGGTGAGGTATATCCCATCGAAGAAGGCATACCCAACATGCTTCCTCCAGAGCTGAGGAAGGGATGA
- the pyrG gene encoding glutamine hydrolyzing CTP synthase → MKYIVVTGGVMSGLGKGITTASIGRLLKNRGYSVSAIKIDPYINVDAGTMSPYQHGEVFVLGDGGEVDLDLGNYERFLDVELTREHNITTGKVYQSVIAKERRGDYLGKTVQIIPHITDEIKSQIRQVAKRSGAEVCLIEIGGTVGDIESMPFLEAIRQMKMEERKEDMLLVHVTLVPTDAQGEQKTKPTQHSVKELRELGLHADLIVARCHQPLKEETKKKIALFCNVPQKAVISAVDVDDVYRVPSVLEQEGMFDCLRTLLGLKPRDVKDTSWDGVIAELDALKSNGRLKQPRIAIVGKYTHFVDTYISIREAIKHAAMACKCVPHLSWIEAESLENGDVDVLRGYDGILVPGGFGSRGTEGKIRAIQYAREHDIPYLGLCLGMQLAVVEFARNVVGWKDAASSEWGESAHPVIDLLPEQKNAEGLGGTMRLGNYEIEIAEGTLAHRIYGTKKIVERHRHRYEVNPKYIPILREKGIVFSGWHHNRMELMELPQNRFFIASQFHPEFRSRPGKPAPMFRAFLEAML, encoded by the coding sequence GTGAAGTACATCGTGGTCACGGGCGGCGTGATGAGCGGGCTCGGCAAGGGAATCACCACAGCCTCCATCGGAAGGCTGCTCAAGAACAGGGGCTACTCGGTCAGCGCCATAAAGATTGATCCCTACATCAACGTGGATGCGGGTACGATGAGTCCCTACCAGCACGGTGAGGTGTTCGTGCTCGGGGACGGAGGTGAGGTGGACCTCGACCTTGGCAACTACGAGCGCTTCTTGGATGTGGAACTCACGCGAGAGCATAACATCACCACGGGCAAGGTGTACCAGAGTGTGATAGCCAAGGAGCGAAGGGGAGACTACCTTGGAAAGACTGTCCAGATAATACCTCACATCACCGACGAGATAAAGAGCCAGATACGGCAGGTGGCAAAGAGAAGCGGTGCCGAGGTGTGCCTCATCGAGATTGGTGGGACGGTAGGGGATATAGAGAGCATGCCCTTCCTCGAGGCAATCAGGCAGATGAAGATGGAGGAGAGAAAAGAGGATATGCTGCTCGTGCATGTCACGCTGGTGCCCACCGATGCCCAAGGAGAACAGAAGACCAAGCCCACACAGCACTCTGTAAAGGAGCTGAGGGAGCTGGGACTGCATGCCGACCTGATAGTCGCGAGGTGTCATCAGCCCCTCAAGGAGGAGACCAAGAAAAAGATTGCCCTGTTCTGCAACGTGCCCCAAAAGGCAGTTATCAGTGCTGTGGACGTGGACGACGTGTACAGGGTGCCATCTGTGCTCGAGCAGGAGGGTATGTTCGATTGCCTTAGAACACTGCTTGGCCTGAAACCAAGGGATGTGAAGGACACCTCGTGGGACGGGGTGATAGCCGAGCTGGATGCCCTCAAGAGCAATGGGCGGCTAAAGCAGCCACGAATAGCCATTGTGGGAAAATACACCCACTTCGTGGATACCTACATCAGCATCAGGGAGGCCATCAAGCATGCTGCGATGGCATGCAAGTGCGTTCCCCACTTAAGCTGGATAGAGGCCGAGAGTCTCGAAAATGGGGATGTCGATGTCCTCCGGGGTTACGACGGCATTCTCGTGCCGGGCGGGTTTGGGAGCAGGGGAACGGAGGGCAAGATAAGGGCGATACAGTATGCGAGGGAGCATGACATTCCCTATCTCGGGCTGTGCCTTGGAATGCAGCTGGCAGTGGTGGAGTTTGCAAGAAACGTGGTGGGATGGAAGGATGCGGCGAGCAGCGAGTGGGGAGAGAGTGCCCACCCCGTCATAGACCTGTTGCCAGAGCAGAAGAATGCAGAGGGGCTCGGGGGCACAATGAGGCTTGGAAACTATGAGATCGAGATTGCCGAGGGCACGCTTGCCCACAGGATATATGGGACAAAAAAAATAGTGGAAAGGCACAGGCATCGCTACGAGGTAAACCCCAAGTACATCCCCATCCTAAGGGAAAAGGGAATTGTGTTCTCTGGATGGCATCATAACCGCATGGAGCTCATGGAGCTGCCCCAGAACAGGTTTTTCATAGCCTCCCAGTTCCATCCCGAGTTCAGGTCAAGACCCGGGAAGCCGGCACCCATGTTCAGGGCGTTTCTGGAGGCGATGCTCTGA